The following are encoded in a window of Corynebacterium argentoratense DSM 44202 genomic DNA:
- a CDS encoding ABC transporter substrate-binding protein, which produces MKTITKGLAAVLASSALLLTACGGTGETTATSESTKADAASGNAITVTDVEGRTVTFDKLPERVILSEGRGVFATSILDREHPLDKVVGMGNDLEKSAPSYYDNFKKSVPELADVTTIGNMNHGDVTVENLLALNPDVVVMSADAYKTSGTNGLLQKLDDAKIKYVVTDFRQHPLENTTKSVEMLGTVLGKEDKAKEFTKEWTDKVNSVKERVEKLNDRPSTFLWRAAGMKECCSTVNDSNLGEMINLAGGDNLGDHLVDGPSGSVTAEQLIASQPAAIIATGGSWAPDKDKPEVVPHVELGYNSDPETAQKTLQGLLATPGFEELKAPKDDEFFAVWHQFYDSPLNYIAIEQFAKWLHPDEFKDLDPEKDLKEAHKKYVAFDATGVFFVKDDQK; this is translated from the coding sequence ATGAAAACGATCACTAAGGGTCTGGCGGCTGTCCTAGCCTCCAGCGCACTGCTGCTCACCGCATGTGGCGGCACTGGAGAAACCACCGCGACGTCAGAAAGCACAAAAGCTGACGCAGCCTCGGGCAACGCAATCACCGTCACCGACGTCGAAGGCCGCACCGTCACCTTCGACAAGCTGCCTGAACGTGTCATCCTTAGTGAAGGCCGCGGCGTGTTCGCAACCTCCATCCTCGACCGTGAACACCCTCTCGACAAGGTCGTCGGCATGGGCAACGACCTGGAAAAGTCAGCCCCCAGCTACTACGACAACTTCAAAAAGTCTGTTCCTGAGCTCGCCGACGTCACCACGATCGGCAACATGAACCACGGCGACGTCACCGTCGAAAACCTCCTCGCCCTCAACCCCGACGTTGTCGTCATGAGCGCCGACGCCTACAAGACCTCCGGAACCAACGGCCTGCTGCAGAAGCTCGACGACGCAAAAATCAAGTACGTCGTCACCGACTTCCGCCAGCACCCGCTGGAAAACACCACCAAATCCGTCGAAATGCTCGGCACTGTCCTCGGCAAAGAAGACAAAGCCAAGGAATTCACCAAAGAATGGACCGACAAGGTCAACAGCGTGAAGGAACGCGTCGAGAAGCTCAACGACCGCCCCAGCACCTTCTTGTGGCGCGCGGCCGGCATGAAGGAATGCTGCTCCACCGTCAACGACAGCAACCTCGGCGAGATGATCAACCTTGCAGGCGGCGACAACCTCGGCGACCACCTAGTCGACGGGCCGTCCGGTAGCGTCACCGCCGAACAGCTGATCGCTTCCCAGCCTGCTGCGATCATCGCCACCGGTGGATCCTGGGCGCCGGACAAAGACAAGCCCGAAGTAGTGCCCCACGTAGAACTCGGCTACAACTCCGACCCCGAGACCGCACAGAAGACCCTCCAGGGCCTGCTAGCAACCCCCGGCTTCGAAGAACTCAAGGCACCCAAGGATGACGAATTCTTCGCCGTATGGCACCAGTTCTACGACTCCCCGCTGAACTACATCGCTATCGAACAGTTCGCGAAGTGGCTGCACCCCGACGAGTTCAAGGACCTCGATCCCGAAAAGGACCTGAAGGAAGCCCACAAGAAGTACGTCGCCTTCGACGCGACCGGCGTCTTCTTCGTCAAGGACGACCAGAAGTAA
- a CDS encoding FecCD family ABC transporter permease: MTTVDTLVSAHRRRVARRWAIIGLLIAGALAAFVTSTVVGPIDLGAKEVVQGIFSPSSLTDQNRVVLWKLRLPMSVMALLVGMTLSLAGAQMQTILGNPLAEPFTLGISAAAAFGGAATIVLGITIIPVAQFNLAATAWISAMVATTLIVVASIRRGASAETMILLGIGLVFFFQAMLSLMQYSASVEALQQIVFWTMGSMTRATWLGNGIIAVVLVVSLPIFMWLSWRLTALRLGDARAMAMGINVQRLRVVVLIMVSVLAATTVAFSGIIGFIGLVGPHIARILVGEDQRYFIPASMASGALVLVCSHAVSLMIRPGLAIPIGIITAVIGVPFFILIIMTRKRANW, encoded by the coding sequence GTGACAACAGTCGACACCCTTGTCTCCGCACACAGACGTCGCGTCGCCCGGCGGTGGGCAATCATCGGACTGCTCATCGCCGGGGCACTGGCCGCATTCGTGACCTCCACAGTGGTCGGCCCCATCGACCTAGGCGCGAAAGAAGTCGTCCAGGGTATCTTTTCCCCGAGTAGTCTGACGGACCAAAACCGGGTGGTGCTGTGGAAACTGCGCCTGCCGATGTCAGTGATGGCGCTGCTCGTCGGCATGACGCTGTCCCTGGCCGGGGCGCAGATGCAAACCATCCTCGGAAACCCCCTCGCCGAGCCCTTTACCCTCGGAATATCCGCAGCGGCGGCATTTGGCGGGGCGGCCACGATCGTGCTGGGCATCACCATCATTCCGGTTGCGCAATTCAACCTCGCGGCGACCGCATGGATCTCCGCAATGGTCGCGACCACGCTGATCGTCGTGGCGTCAATACGCAGGGGAGCCTCCGCCGAAACAATGATCCTTTTGGGCATTGGTCTGGTGTTTTTCTTCCAGGCGATGCTCAGCCTGATGCAATACTCGGCGTCCGTGGAGGCTCTGCAGCAGATCGTGTTCTGGACCATGGGGTCGATGACCCGCGCAACCTGGCTGGGTAACGGAATTATTGCGGTCGTTCTGGTGGTGTCGCTGCCGATTTTCATGTGGCTGTCGTGGCGGCTGACGGCGCTTCGCCTGGGGGATGCGCGCGCGATGGCGATGGGCATCAACGTGCAGCGCCTGAGGGTCGTGGTGCTAATCATGGTGTCAGTGCTGGCGGCAACCACCGTCGCCTTCTCGGGAATAATCGGCTTCATTGGGTTGGTGGGGCCACACATTGCGAGAATTTTGGTGGGGGAGGATCAGCGCTACTTCATTCCGGCGTCCATGGCCTCCGGTGCGCTGGTGCTCGTGTGTTCACATGCGGTGTCGTTGATGATCCGTCCAGGGCTAGCGATACCGATCGGCATCATCACGGCGGTCATCGGGGTGCCGTTCTTCATCCTCATTATCATGACTAGGAAGCGGGCGAATTGGTGA
- a CDS encoding ABC transporter ATP-binding protein, with product MAQHNEATTLHIEDLNAGYGSCNILENFAPQPLCGGRVVGLLGPNASGKSTLIKTIAGVQTKLGGSVYLRADDGEILQGKALRGVIGYVPQDLPGSASLTAFETVLVAARRVAVGIKPTELAARTMVELGIGHIAESYIGELSGGQRQMVAVAQMLVGDPKVMLLDEPTSALDLHRQLYLLGLVRERTRRAGAVTMVAIHDINLAARFCDDLLVMRGGEIIAQGAPCDVLCEGLIKTVYDVAAEILDHNGTPVVSPTGL from the coding sequence GTGGCGCAACACAATGAGGCTACTACGCTGCACATTGAAGACTTGAACGCTGGGTACGGCTCGTGCAACATCCTTGAAAACTTCGCGCCGCAACCTTTGTGCGGAGGCCGAGTCGTGGGGCTGCTTGGGCCGAATGCCTCCGGAAAATCCACGCTGATCAAAACGATCGCGGGCGTGCAGACCAAGCTCGGAGGCTCCGTCTACCTACGCGCCGACGATGGTGAGATACTGCAGGGAAAAGCGCTCCGCGGCGTCATTGGTTACGTGCCGCAAGACCTCCCCGGATCCGCATCGCTGACCGCATTCGAAACCGTGTTGGTGGCGGCCAGGCGCGTCGCTGTCGGGATAAAACCCACCGAGCTGGCGGCCCGAACCATGGTTGAGCTGGGCATTGGGCACATTGCGGAAAGCTACATCGGGGAACTGTCGGGAGGACAGCGGCAAATGGTGGCGGTCGCGCAGATGCTGGTGGGAGACCCCAAGGTGATGCTGCTAGATGAGCCCACCTCGGCGCTCGACCTGCACCGGCAGCTGTACCTGCTCGGGCTCGTGCGGGAACGGACGCGGCGTGCCGGGGCAGTGACGATGGTGGCGATACACGACATCAACCTGGCAGCACGGTTCTGCGACGACCTTCTCGTCATGCGGGGCGGGGAGATCATCGCTCAAGGCGCACCGTGCGACGTGCTGTGCGAGGGACTCATCAAGACGGTGTATGACGTCGCGGCGGAGATCCTCGACCACAACGGAACCCCCGTCGTGTCGCCCACCGGGCTTTGA
- a CDS encoding M20 metallopeptidase family protein: protein MSQPVKSVDLAGSTDVVERVRKVLDAEAESLVALRRELHQIPELALDLPQTASRVRAEFEALGCEITDAREVSGFVAVLRGGGYEPGDKHPTVLLRADMDALPVVEETGVEWASTNGAMHACGHDMHMAGIVGAARALHAVRDRLVGDVLFFLQPGEEGWDGAQHLIDEGLLEASGAQPDHAYGLHVWSGRFPSGIITTRPGALMASTDSMHIEVKGRGGHGSAPFLALDPVPVIAEIITQSHVAVTREFDISDPVVATCGAVLAGTTSNVIPDSARASFTLRTFSEANRQRLPDVLERLARGIAAAHGMDVVVEREILYPPTINDAAEAAFVEQVTDAVFPGRFAELPAPLGAGEDFSKILQRIPGCYVFVSAVPEGVDAESAPFNHSPRAFYDDSYLTDCSLLLASLAVARLCP from the coding sequence TTGTCTCAACCTGTTAAATCTGTTGATTTGGCCGGGTCCACTGATGTTGTGGAACGGGTCCGCAAGGTTCTAGACGCAGAAGCTGAGAGTCTGGTCGCGTTACGTCGGGAACTCCATCAGATTCCCGAGTTAGCGTTGGACTTACCGCAGACCGCCAGCCGCGTCCGTGCGGAGTTTGAGGCGTTGGGCTGCGAGATTACCGATGCCAGGGAGGTCAGTGGTTTTGTCGCCGTCCTTCGTGGCGGAGGCTACGAGCCAGGGGATAAGCATCCGACTGTGTTGTTGCGTGCAGACATGGATGCTCTTCCGGTGGTTGAGGAGACCGGCGTGGAGTGGGCGTCGACGAACGGCGCGATGCATGCTTGCGGGCACGATATGCACATGGCAGGAATTGTTGGTGCGGCGCGTGCTTTGCATGCGGTCCGTGATCGTCTTGTGGGCGATGTTCTTTTCTTCCTTCAGCCTGGTGAGGAGGGCTGGGATGGCGCTCAGCATCTGATTGATGAGGGCCTCTTGGAGGCGTCGGGTGCTCAACCAGATCATGCTTATGGTCTGCATGTGTGGTCGGGTCGTTTCCCGTCGGGGATTATCACTACGCGTCCGGGGGCTTTGATGGCTTCGACGGACAGTATGCATATTGAGGTTAAGGGCCGGGGTGGGCATGGTAGTGCTCCATTTTTGGCGTTGGATCCTGTGCCTGTGATTGCGGAGATTATTACGCAGTCTCATGTCGCTGTTACTCGGGAGTTCGATATTTCAGATCCTGTGGTTGCAACGTGTGGTGCGGTACTGGCCGGGACCACCTCGAACGTGATTCCGGATTCCGCGCGGGCGTCTTTCACCCTTCGTACGTTCAGCGAGGCTAACCGTCAGCGTTTGCCTGATGTGTTGGAGCGACTCGCTCGGGGGATTGCCGCGGCTCATGGGATGGATGTGGTTGTGGAGAGGGAGATTTTGTATCCGCCCACGATTAATGACGCCGCGGAGGCTGCGTTTGTAGAGCAGGTTACGGATGCGGTTTTCCCTGGGCGTTTTGCGGAACTTCCTGCGCCGTTGGGTGCTGGTGAGGATTTTTCGAAGATTTTGCAGCGTATTCCGGGTTGTTATGTGTTTGTGTCTGCGGTGCCTGAAGGGGTGGATGCAGAGTCTGCTCCGTTTAATCATTCGCCTCGGGCGTTTTATGACGATTCTTATCTGACTGATTGCAGCTTGTTGCTTGCTTCGTTGGCTGTTGCGCGGTTGTGTCCGTGA
- a CDS encoding MFS transporter — translation MSATNSAVVQIDIAKQSHAKTLFGTGVGNALEWYDWMVYGSFAVYFSTQIFNGEDTKSAFLKTMAVFAVGFVARPFGGLVFGWVGDRFGRKHSLSFAVLSASLGSLIIALCPTYEQVGWVASAILLLGRLIQGLAHGGELPAAQTYLAEHAPREHRGLWASSIYITGTFGLLFGLALGLILQNVLTDGQMNSFGWRIPFIVGAVLGLFALFMRSRMEESAVFEDYQEATAEDSREAVLRSVVKNWRTGLKVILMTSGLTVAYYIWSVTMPSIASTSFGYSANHAFTASLMGNIVFIIALPIWGWLSDKVGRKPTIIVGLLGCAVLYIPLIKLVEGGQLWQLTAAICIQLILLSGFLSHAPATYAEMFPTQQRTAGFGIPYALAIAAFGGTAGYVLTWVGDPYKFAWYSIALLVVSVITVATLPETKGKDLSVH, via the coding sequence ATGAGTGCTACGAATTCTGCGGTTGTTCAGATCGATATTGCGAAGCAGTCGCATGCTAAGACTTTGTTTGGTACGGGTGTAGGTAATGCGCTCGAGTGGTACGACTGGATGGTGTACGGCAGTTTTGCTGTGTATTTTTCCACTCAGATTTTTAATGGCGAGGACACTAAGTCTGCGTTTTTGAAGACGATGGCGGTGTTCGCGGTCGGTTTCGTCGCTAGGCCTTTTGGTGGTTTGGTGTTTGGTTGGGTGGGGGACCGGTTTGGGCGCAAGCATTCTTTGAGTTTTGCGGTGTTGAGTGCGTCGTTGGGTTCGTTGATTATTGCGTTGTGCCCCACGTATGAGCAGGTGGGTTGGGTCGCGTCTGCGATTTTGTTGTTGGGTCGTTTGATCCAGGGGTTGGCTCATGGTGGTGAGTTGCCGGCGGCGCAAACTTATTTGGCGGAGCATGCTCCGCGGGAGCATCGTGGGTTGTGGGCTTCGTCTATTTACATCACGGGCACGTTTGGGTTGCTTTTTGGTTTGGCGTTGGGTTTGATCCTGCAGAATGTGCTTACTGACGGTCAGATGAATTCTTTCGGTTGGCGTATTCCGTTCATTGTTGGCGCTGTGCTTGGTCTGTTTGCACTGTTCATGCGTTCACGTATGGAGGAGTCTGCTGTTTTCGAGGATTATCAGGAGGCCACTGCGGAGGATTCCCGCGAGGCTGTTCTGAGGTCTGTGGTGAAGAATTGGCGCACCGGCTTGAAGGTCATTTTGATGACGTCCGGCCTGACCGTCGCGTACTACATTTGGTCGGTGACGATGCCGTCGATTGCTTCTACTTCATTTGGTTACTCCGCGAACCATGCGTTTACCGCGTCGTTGATGGGCAATATTGTGTTCATTATTGCGCTGCCTATTTGGGGTTGGCTGTCGGATAAGGTTGGCCGGAAGCCCACGATTATTGTTGGTCTTCTTGGCTGCGCTGTGTTGTATATTCCGCTGATCAAGCTTGTTGAGGGCGGCCAGTTGTGGCAGTTGACGGCTGCGATTTGTATCCAGCTGATTTTGCTGTCTGGCTTCTTGTCTCATGCGCCGGCTACGTATGCGGAGATGTTCCCGACCCAGCAGCGCACTGCTGGTTTCGGTATTCCTTATGCGCTTGCGATTGCTGCTTTTGGTGGCACTGCTGGATACGTGCTGACGTGGGTGGGGGATCCCTACAAGTTCGCTTGGTACTCCATCGCGCTGTTGGTTGTTTCGGTTATTACCGTGGCGACACTACCGGAGACCAAGGGCAAGGACCTTTCGGTTCACTAG
- a CDS encoding GIY-YIG nuclease family protein, with product MTDTPRRSPRRHFTRWVVEPGDTLAAILAELPTRSGVYIIEFANGERYVGETENIQTRFATHVLRSGQHAPWKDAVALQFWPLPKFSRAERQVEERKLIEELRAQGHTLRNRTWNLYSTQPGTLDGTLDADTFEHWAAGTIDHAIRRDWHEPDAVLERCIRDGSKLMRNTAAVPGLYGAIIDDVASVLHRTIPMPVTLEAKRWTLSDFPSTSGGRFVTLNVGRLEVYFAPREWDDPWVVLNAALGTVQKIKRERQLKELDAVANSGAYKGHPVDQFAFGAGEVAEAFDRSPALLEGVRRLTMQLMRRETSGLFARHHSEVLATEVFRYMHVSYFDGDTSG from the coding sequence GTGACTGACACACCCCGGCGCTCCCCGCGACGTCATTTCACCCGCTGGGTCGTTGAACCGGGCGACACGCTTGCAGCCATCCTGGCCGAACTACCCACGCGAAGCGGCGTCTACATCATCGAATTCGCCAACGGGGAACGCTATGTAGGCGAAACGGAAAACATTCAGACTCGCTTCGCCACACACGTCCTACGCTCCGGGCAGCACGCACCGTGGAAAGACGCCGTCGCACTCCAATTCTGGCCACTGCCGAAATTCAGCCGCGCCGAACGCCAAGTCGAGGAACGGAAACTCATCGAAGAACTGCGCGCACAAGGCCACACGCTTCGAAACCGCACTTGGAACCTTTACTCCACACAGCCCGGAACACTCGACGGTACCCTCGACGCCGACACATTCGAGCACTGGGCAGCCGGCACCATCGACCACGCCATTCGGCGGGACTGGCACGAACCAGATGCTGTCCTAGAGCGTTGCATCCGCGACGGCTCCAAACTCATGCGCAACACTGCGGCCGTCCCGGGGTTATACGGCGCAATTATTGATGACGTCGCGTCGGTACTTCACCGCACCATCCCCATGCCGGTCACGTTGGAGGCCAAACGCTGGACTTTAAGCGACTTCCCTTCGACCAGTGGTGGCCGCTTTGTCACACTCAACGTGGGAAGACTAGAGGTGTACTTCGCGCCCCGCGAATGGGATGACCCGTGGGTGGTGCTCAATGCTGCGTTGGGAACCGTGCAGAAGATTAAACGCGAACGACAGCTCAAGGAGTTGGACGCCGTGGCCAATAGTGGAGCATACAAAGGACACCCCGTTGACCAGTTTGCTTTTGGTGCGGGTGAGGTCGCGGAAGCATTTGACCGGTCGCCAGCATTGCTGGAAGGCGTGCGCCGGTTGACGATGCAGTTGATGCGGCGGGAAACCTCTGGCCTGTTCGCACGTCATCACAGTGAGGTGCTGGCGACCGAGGTATTCCGCTACATGCATGTCAGCTACTTTGATGGTGACACCAGCGGGTAG
- a CDS encoding ATP-binding cassette domain-containing protein: MSTVAGRTEFLRALVGLSTVESGTVSLNGETYTPSRPAAAASRGLVYVTEERKTDGIVAQMSGLDNVALPVLKRYTRFGWLRRGAMDEAALEILGKLQIRGDVMSPVESLSGGNQQKVLLARAIAQRPTVLLLDEPTKGVDIGVKNQIHDLLKHMAEEQGLTLIVASSEEEEILNLADRVVVFAKGSAITEPISTGALDVARLHELAWS; the protein is encoded by the coding sequence GTGTCAACCGTTGCGGGGCGCACGGAGTTTCTACGAGCCCTCGTAGGCCTCAGCACCGTGGAAAGCGGAACAGTATCGCTCAACGGTGAAACGTACACCCCATCGCGCCCAGCAGCTGCAGCATCCCGCGGGCTCGTTTATGTCACGGAAGAACGGAAAACCGACGGAATCGTTGCCCAAATGAGCGGGCTCGATAATGTCGCACTACCTGTTCTCAAACGTTATACGCGTTTTGGTTGGTTGCGTCGTGGCGCAATGGATGAAGCGGCCCTGGAGATCCTTGGTAAATTGCAGATTCGAGGCGACGTTATGTCGCCGGTGGAATCCCTGTCGGGTGGAAACCAACAGAAAGTTTTGCTGGCTCGTGCCATAGCGCAACGACCTACGGTGCTGCTTCTTGATGAACCCACCAAGGGCGTTGACATTGGCGTGAAGAATCAGATCCATGACCTCCTGAAACACATGGCTGAGGAACAAGGGTTGACTCTGATAGTGGCTTCCTCCGAAGAGGAAGAAATCTTGAATCTAGCGGACCGAGTCGTGGTCTTTGCCAAGGGAAGTGCGATCACTGAGCCGATTTCTACCGGCGCGCTCGACGTCGCCCGCCTCCACGAGCTCGCCTGGAGCTAG
- the hutG gene encoding formimidoylglutamase: MSIWTGRSDGPRWHHIVTDSGDSTVGIVGFASDEGVRRNHGRPGASEGPTALRQALAPLAVHGQLSVVDHGDVTVGGTDLEQGHQELAAAVAASVSSHPVTFVLGGGHETAYGSHCGLRHGLNDDAARDSRTNESSRSPRVGVINLDAHFDLRRAEEATSGTPFLQICEQFDCGPDYLVVGVSRPNNTQELFDEAGRLGATYVEDWQIDQADSVVANFLESHDVIHLSIDLDVLPAGVAPGVSAPAGLGVDLATIRALACQVAASGKLRLVDVVELNPGFDVDGRTAKVAARLLWDIAAIVAG, translated from the coding sequence ATGAGCATCTGGACAGGACGTAGCGACGGACCCCGCTGGCATCATATCGTCACTGATTCGGGCGATAGCACGGTAGGCATTGTGGGTTTCGCAAGTGACGAGGGGGTGAGGCGCAACCACGGGCGACCGGGGGCCTCCGAGGGACCTACCGCACTGCGACAGGCACTCGCACCGCTGGCAGTGCATGGTCAATTGAGCGTTGTTGATCACGGCGACGTCACCGTTGGAGGAACAGACCTCGAGCAAGGCCACCAAGAATTAGCAGCGGCGGTGGCCGCATCAGTGAGCTCACATCCCGTGACGTTTGTCCTCGGTGGGGGCCACGAAACCGCCTACGGCTCCCATTGCGGCCTACGCCATGGGCTCAACGATGACGCCGCGAGGGACTCCCGCACCAACGAAAGCTCACGCTCCCCTCGTGTCGGCGTGATTAATTTGGACGCACATTTTGACCTGCGGCGTGCGGAAGAGGCGACGTCAGGAACCCCATTTTTGCAAATCTGTGAACAGTTCGATTGCGGACCAGACTACCTGGTAGTAGGCGTTTCAAGGCCGAATAACACGCAGGAATTGTTCGATGAGGCTGGCCGTCTGGGCGCAACCTACGTGGAAGATTGGCAGATCGACCAAGCAGACTCCGTCGTAGCGAACTTCCTCGAATCACACGACGTGATTCATTTGTCGATTGACCTGGATGTTCTGCCAGCCGGTGTCGCGCCGGGCGTAAGCGCACCTGCGGGGCTTGGCGTCGATCTGGCTACTATTCGTGCACTCGCCTGCCAAGTGGCGGCAAGTGGAAAGCTACGGCTGGTGGACGTGGTGGAGTTGAATCCAGGGTTTGACGTTGATGGGCGGACGGCGAAAGTTGCCGCCCGCTTGCTGTGGGATATCGCCGCGATTGTAGCGGGATAA
- a CDS encoding IclR family transcriptional regulator translates to MSPGKSRVPAAANTLAILQVLTAADVPMSAARITQETGLPRSTVYHLLSVMEQAGFVVHLAEEQAYGLGVAAYEMASSYSRQQPLVRVGRRYAAALAMQVGGSTHISRLSGSEVVYLLEERAPDAVRLLTDVGVRLDAYRTASGKAMMAYLPAAEVKAAVGVHGVGGRDFSEFEHDLCIVRQRGWAEETGLVSPGQESLAVPLFDHLGRASSSLALTYRQGSLAESKKQQLLAEMVETAGKIASTVYGSNVLHLHSLGSQTI, encoded by the coding sequence ATGAGTCCCGGGAAGAGTCGCGTACCAGCCGCTGCCAATACTCTTGCAATTCTGCAGGTGCTTACAGCCGCTGACGTGCCCATGTCTGCAGCCCGCATCACTCAAGAAACAGGCTTGCCGCGATCAACGGTGTACCACCTATTGTCCGTCATGGAGCAGGCGGGTTTTGTTGTTCACTTGGCGGAAGAGCAAGCCTACGGGTTGGGGGTTGCGGCGTACGAGATGGCGAGCTCCTACTCCCGTCAACAGCCTCTGGTTCGCGTTGGTAGGCGATACGCGGCGGCGTTGGCTATGCAGGTGGGTGGCAGTACGCACATTAGTCGTCTGTCTGGTTCGGAGGTTGTGTATCTGCTGGAAGAACGCGCGCCGGATGCGGTGCGTTTGCTAACCGATGTGGGGGTTCGCCTCGATGCTTATCGGACGGCTAGTGGTAAGGCGATGATGGCGTATCTTCCGGCTGCTGAAGTCAAGGCTGCGGTCGGTGTCCACGGTGTAGGCGGGCGGGATTTCTCGGAGTTCGAGCATGATCTTTGTATTGTGCGGCAGCGGGGCTGGGCGGAGGAGACAGGCTTGGTAAGTCCGGGGCAGGAGAGTCTTGCGGTGCCTCTCTTTGATCATTTGGGTCGTGCTAGCTCATCGTTGGCTCTTACCTATCGTCAGGGATCCTTGGCGGAGTCTAAAAAACAGCAATTGCTGGCGGAAATGGTGGAGACTGCCGGAAAAATAGCCAGCACGGTGTACGGAAGTAACGTGCTTCACCTGCATAGTCTTGGATCCCAGACAATATAG
- the hutU gene encoding urocanate hydratase, giving the protein MSETTTNTNGSRVIRAPRGTELNAKSWQTEAPLRMLMNNLDPEVAERPEELVVYGGTGKAARNWEAFDTIVETLKTLEDDETLLVQSGKPVGVFRTNEWAPRVLIANSNLVGDWATWPEFRKLEAEGLMMYGQMTAGSWIYIATQGILQGTFETFAAIARKRFGGTLKGTITLTGGCGGMGGAQPLAVTLNGGVCIIVDADRSRLERRQSKRYLGCVADSLDDAVSRALAAQAAGEALSIGVEGNAAEIFPELLRRHRAGEIKVDIVTDQTSAHDPLSYLPIEVAFEDWHREAAEDPITFTKKARESMAAQVQAMVEFQDEGAEVFDYGNSIRDEARQAGYNRAFEFPGFVPAYIRPLFCEGNGPFRWAALSGDPEDIRVTDQALKELFPDNEHLHRWLDAAEEFVEFEGLPARICWLGYGERHKAGMLFNKLVREGKLKAPVVIGRDHLDSGSVASPYRETESMLDGSDAIADWPLLNALTSTSSGATWVSLHHGGGVGIGRSIHAGQVIVADGTDLAEKKLERVLTNDPGMGVIRHVDAGYNRADEVARERGVRIPMPFNSRENTDN; this is encoded by the coding sequence ATGAGTGAAACCACCACTAACACGAACGGCAGCAGGGTCATCCGCGCCCCCCGCGGGACTGAGCTGAATGCAAAGTCCTGGCAGACTGAAGCACCCCTGCGCATGCTCATGAACAACCTCGATCCCGAAGTGGCTGAGCGCCCCGAGGAGCTTGTGGTTTACGGTGGTACCGGCAAAGCCGCCCGCAACTGGGAAGCCTTTGACACTATCGTCGAGACCCTCAAAACTCTCGAAGACGATGAAACGCTTCTTGTTCAGTCCGGAAAACCCGTTGGTGTGTTCCGTACCAACGAGTGGGCGCCCCGCGTCCTAATCGCTAACTCCAACCTCGTTGGTGACTGGGCAACGTGGCCGGAGTTCCGCAAGCTCGAGGCCGAAGGTCTCATGATGTACGGCCAAATGACCGCCGGCTCCTGGATCTACATCGCCACGCAGGGAATCCTTCAGGGTACCTTCGAAACATTCGCTGCGATCGCGCGCAAGCGTTTCGGTGGAACCCTCAAGGGCACGATCACCCTCACCGGAGGCTGTGGTGGCATGGGCGGTGCCCAACCGTTGGCGGTCACCCTTAACGGCGGTGTGTGCATCATCGTCGATGCCGACCGCTCTCGCCTCGAACGTCGCCAGTCCAAGCGCTACCTCGGTTGCGTTGCCGACTCGCTTGATGACGCCGTGTCGCGCGCTCTGGCCGCGCAGGCTGCGGGCGAAGCACTGTCCATTGGCGTCGAGGGCAATGCTGCTGAGATTTTCCCCGAGCTTCTTCGCCGTCATCGCGCCGGCGAAATCAAGGTCGACATCGTCACCGATCAGACCAGCGCACACGATCCCTTAAGCTACCTACCAATTGAAGTAGCTTTTGAAGACTGGCACCGCGAAGCTGCTGAAGACCCCATCACCTTTACAAAGAAGGCGCGGGAGTCCATGGCAGCACAAGTCCAGGCCATGGTGGAATTCCAGGACGAAGGTGCCGAGGTGTTCGACTACGGCAACTCCATTCGTGACGAAGCACGACAGGCAGGCTACAACCGTGCCTTCGAATTCCCAGGATTCGTGCCTGCTTACATTCGTCCCCTGTTCTGCGAAGGCAATGGTCCATTCCGTTGGGCAGCGCTATCCGGTGACCCCGAGGACATTCGAGTCACCGACCAAGCGCTGAAGGAGTTGTTCCCAGACAACGAGCATCTGCACCGTTGGCTCGACGCGGCCGAAGAGTTCGTGGAGTTCGAAGGTCTTCCTGCTCGCATCTGCTGGCTAGGTTACGGTGAGCGCCACAAAGCCGGCATGCTGTTCAACAAGCTTGTCCGCGAAGGCAAACTCAAGGCCCCGGTGGTCATCGGACGCGATCACCTCGATTCAGGATCGGTCGCATCGCCCTACCGAGAGACCGAATCTATGCTCGATGGGTCCGATGCGATCGCGGACTGGCCGCTGCTCAACGCTCTTACCTCAACTTCTTCCGGTGCAACCTGGGTGTCACTGCACCATGGCGGTGGCGTCGGCATCGGCCGCTCCATCCACGCAGGCCAGGTGATCGTCGCTGACGGTACCGACCTCGCAGAAAAGAAGCTCGAACGAGTGCTGACCAACGACCCCGGTATGGGCGTTATTCGGCACGTGGATGCCGGCTACAACCGAGCCGATGAAGTCGCACGCGAACGCGGCGTGCGCATCCCAATGCCATTCAACTCTCGTGAAAACACTGACAACTAG